Proteins from a genomic interval of Synechococcus sp. A15-28:
- a CDS encoding HDIG domain-containing metalloprotein has protein sequence MVRFNGVSKLWRRWLRHQGPAGRLLRWTALQSSFVLLLCLMVAGASSLPWLLKPDLQPGALAPFNAIAPKDALVQDSTALEQRRSTLVARSVVQVLDQEQTQALKLRLERQLSELQQVSESGSAARVGPVNLSADEQVWLEQRSHEEHLAWDNVVRKAANRMLSQGLVSTLAVDQFRQAASLQLQGDVIDNPAARSLAGKLLASSLQGSSNLRTDPILSKQLIEEQLTKQGIPTIDVRKGDLITRKGEPISPQAYDVLDFFGKVKREPQPLIWLGRFLEALAACGVMLLVMRRERPGLEVRHGLLALGLLLLAQVAKLWFQSTVSPLAVLVPPTLILTEGLGTGCGLVWMAITALIWPLPANGLGDGRLLIAVAVATTGGVIAGRQRSRGQLLQLAVLLPLGALVSQWVLLQLQPWTGWRLWGSLNPGLDELSTDALLLGLLLMLSLLMIPLLEGSFGLLTRARLLELADQERPLLRRLSCEAPGTFEHTLMICGLAEEGARAINADVDLIRTGSLYHDVGKLHAPDWFIENQKDGPNPHDALNDPEQSAAVLQAHVDEGLKLAKRHRLPRPIADFIPEHQGTLKMGFFLHKARQRNPKVQERRFRYHGPSPRSKETGILMLADGCEAALRSLPPDTSDDEAKDTVRRIVESRQQDGQLRKSGLSRSEVELVVQAFVKVWRRMRHRRIPYPIPARPRQSA, from the coding sequence TTGGTTCGCTTCAACGGCGTGAGCAAGTTATGGAGACGCTGGCTGCGTCATCAGGGTCCGGCTGGGCGCCTGCTCCGTTGGACTGCACTGCAATCCAGCTTTGTGCTGTTGCTCTGCCTGATGGTTGCCGGAGCTTCCAGCCTTCCATGGCTGCTGAAACCTGATCTCCAGCCGGGTGCGCTGGCCCCCTTTAACGCCATCGCACCCAAGGATGCCCTGGTGCAGGACAGCACAGCTCTGGAGCAACGCCGCTCCACCCTGGTGGCACGCTCCGTCGTTCAAGTGCTTGACCAGGAGCAGACGCAGGCACTCAAGCTGAGACTGGAACGTCAGCTCAGCGAACTCCAACAGGTGAGCGAGAGCGGGTCAGCGGCCAGGGTCGGTCCGGTCAATCTCAGTGCGGATGAACAGGTCTGGCTGGAGCAACGCAGCCATGAAGAGCATCTCGCCTGGGACAACGTTGTCAGGAAGGCCGCGAACCGCATGCTCAGCCAGGGACTGGTAAGCACCCTTGCGGTGGATCAATTCCGTCAAGCCGCCAGTCTTCAACTGCAGGGTGACGTCATCGACAACCCTGCGGCCCGTTCCCTGGCCGGCAAGCTCCTGGCAAGCAGCCTGCAGGGAAGCAGCAACCTGCGCACCGACCCCATCCTCAGCAAACAGCTGATTGAAGAACAGCTGACCAAACAGGGGATCCCCACCATCGATGTGCGGAAGGGAGATCTCATTACACGAAAGGGGGAGCCGATCAGCCCTCAGGCCTACGACGTTCTTGACTTTTTCGGAAAAGTGAAGCGCGAACCCCAGCCGTTGATCTGGCTGGGTCGTTTTCTCGAAGCCCTCGCTGCCTGCGGCGTGATGCTCTTGGTGATGCGACGAGAGCGTCCCGGGCTTGAAGTCCGCCATGGGTTGCTGGCCCTAGGACTCCTGCTGCTGGCTCAGGTGGCCAAGCTCTGGTTCCAATCCACGGTCAGTCCCTTAGCGGTGTTGGTGCCACCCACTCTGATCCTGACCGAAGGACTGGGAACGGGCTGTGGCCTGGTCTGGATGGCGATCACAGCCCTGATCTGGCCTCTGCCTGCCAATGGACTGGGTGATGGGCGTCTGTTGATCGCTGTCGCTGTCGCCACAACAGGAGGAGTCATCGCTGGTCGTCAGCGCAGTCGGGGTCAGTTGCTTCAGCTCGCTGTTCTGTTGCCACTGGGCGCCCTGGTGTCTCAATGGGTGCTGCTCCAGCTCCAACCATGGACGGGGTGGAGGCTGTGGGGCTCCTTGAATCCAGGACTCGATGAACTGAGCACAGATGCGCTGCTGTTGGGTCTGCTGCTGATGCTGTCGCTGTTGATGATTCCCCTGCTGGAAGGATCCTTCGGCTTGCTGACCCGTGCACGATTACTTGAATTGGCAGACCAGGAGCGACCTCTGCTGCGACGCTTGTCCTGTGAAGCTCCTGGCACCTTTGAGCACACATTGATGATCTGTGGCCTTGCCGAGGAAGGAGCTCGTGCCATCAATGCTGATGTCGATCTGATTCGAACAGGCTCTTTGTATCACGATGTCGGCAAACTTCATGCCCCGGACTGGTTCATCGAAAACCAAAAAGACGGTCCGAATCCCCATGACGCTCTTAACGATCCTGAACAGAGCGCGGCTGTTCTACAGGCCCACGTGGATGAAGGACTGAAACTGGCAAAACGCCACCGCCTGCCTCGGCCGATTGCAGATTTCATTCCGGAGCACCAAGGGACCTTGAAGATGGGCTTTTTTCTGCACAAAGCCCGTCAGAGAAATCCCAAGGTGCAGGAGAGACGCTTTCGCTATCACGGCCCATCACCCCGTTCCAAGGAAACAGGAATCCTGATGCTGGCCGATGGTTGCGAGGCGGCTTTGCGCTCATTACCACCCGACACCTCAGACGATGAAGCGAAGGACACCGTGCGTCGCATCGTGGAGTCTCGTCAACAGGATGGGCAACTTCGCAAAAGCGGACTATCGCGTTCTGAGGTTGAACTTGTCGTCCAGGCATTTGTGAAGGTTTGGCGGCGGATGAGACACCGCCGCATTCCCTATCCCATTCCCGCCAGACCTCGACAATCGGCCTGA
- the folD gene encoding bifunctional methylenetetrahydrofolate dehydrogenase/methenyltetrahydrofolate cyclohydrolase FolD — translation MALRLDGKTLASTVEGRLTAVVDAFMGDVGRPPGLAVLRVGDDPASAIYVANKEKACARVGIASFGAHLAAETPADEVLSTIQTLNADSRVDGILLQLPLPKGLDERPLLEAIDPAKDADGLHTLNLGRLLKGEPGPRSCTPAGVIALLRSNGIDPAGQRAVVIGRSILVGQPMALMLQAANATVTVTHSRTADLAAHTREADIVVVAAGRPGMVGAEHIKPGAAVVDVGIHRKPEGGLCGDVVAGEVEPIAAALSPVPGGVGPMTVTMLLVNTVVAWCRRHGNDHGLEDLIG, via the coding sequence ATGGCCCTGCGGCTGGATGGCAAAACGCTGGCATCAACGGTGGAGGGTCGCCTCACCGCTGTTGTCGACGCTTTCATGGGCGATGTTGGTCGGCCGCCAGGACTTGCAGTTCTTCGGGTGGGCGATGACCCGGCCAGTGCTATTTACGTCGCCAACAAGGAAAAAGCGTGCGCCCGCGTGGGCATTGCCAGCTTTGGGGCTCATCTGGCGGCAGAGACCCCCGCGGATGAGGTGCTCAGCACGATCCAAACCCTTAATGCTGATTCCCGTGTCGATGGCATCCTGCTTCAGTTGCCTTTGCCCAAGGGGTTGGATGAGCGTCCCCTGTTGGAGGCCATCGATCCGGCGAAAGATGCCGACGGTCTGCACACCCTCAATCTGGGACGGTTGTTGAAAGGCGAACCCGGCCCGCGCAGCTGTACACCGGCCGGTGTGATAGCGCTTCTGCGCAGCAACGGCATCGATCCCGCTGGTCAACGGGCCGTCGTCATTGGGCGCAGCATTCTTGTTGGGCAGCCCATGGCCCTGATGCTGCAGGCCGCCAACGCCACCGTCACCGTCACCCATTCCCGCACCGCTGATCTGGCTGCCCACACCCGCGAAGCCGACATTGTGGTGGTCGCTGCAGGCCGCCCTGGCATGGTCGGCGCCGAGCACATCAAGCCCGGTGCAGCGGTGGTGGATGTGGGCATTCATCGCAAGCCGGAAGGGGGGCTTTGCGGTGATGTTGTGGCAGGGGAGGTGGAACCGATCGCTGCTGCCCTCTCCCCTGTGCCAGGAGGCGTTGGCCCGATGACGGTGACCATGCTGCTGGTGAACACGGTGGTTGCCTGGTGCCGACGGCATGGCAACGACCATGGCTTGGAGGACCTGATTGGTTGA
- a CDS encoding TIGR02466 family protein: protein MAENAIHWLFPTPVLQADLTPPSDVALAMLQQLALFNQKVFSKPEFRDRNNLTGDLLGQAGLDQLHRLEAFQWLNQHLAIHVDDYLKELLGPNHALQVHIQKAWPVVCAQQGGTIEPHSHRNAQLSAVFYVRTEPDNPSGELEFQAPDDYFSHVMAIPYKDAAVSGGVFAPLQHRLLLFPSDLRHQVTAYEGESPRYSVSYDLAITTAPGQGREMRMPHPMDWVPLCNPGPA from the coding sequence ATGGCGGAGAACGCGATTCACTGGTTGTTCCCCACACCGGTGCTGCAGGCGGACCTCACACCACCGAGCGATGTGGCCCTGGCGATGCTGCAGCAGCTTGCTCTGTTTAACCAGAAGGTGTTCTCGAAGCCTGAGTTCCGTGATCGCAACAACCTCACCGGTGATCTGCTCGGTCAAGCGGGACTGGATCAATTGCATCGCCTGGAAGCGTTCCAGTGGCTCAATCAGCACCTGGCCATTCACGTGGACGACTACCTGAAGGAGCTGCTGGGGCCAAATCACGCTCTGCAGGTTCACATTCAGAAGGCTTGGCCTGTGGTCTGTGCTCAGCAAGGCGGGACGATTGAGCCCCATAGCCACCGCAATGCTCAGCTCAGCGCTGTGTTCTATGTCCGTACGGAACCGGACAATCCCAGTGGGGAGTTGGAGTTTCAGGCTCCAGACGATTACTTCAGTCACGTGATGGCAATCCCTTATAAGGACGCAGCTGTCTCGGGGGGAGTGTTCGCTCCCTTACAGCACCGGCTGCTGCTGTTCCCCTCTGATCTGCGTCATCAGGTGACGGCCTATGAGGGGGAGTCACCTCGCTATTCGGTCTCCTACGACCTGGCTATCACCACAGCACCTGGTCAGGGGCGGGAAATGCGCATGCCGCATCCGATGGACTGGGTTCCCCTCTGCAATCCAGGGCCGGCCTGA
- the crtE gene encoding geranylgeranyl diphosphate synthase CrtE — MTVAATSPDNTPGVADSFDFKAYLAKAKATVEEALDQSLLPERPESLREAMRYSLLAGGKRLRPILCLAACELAGGDAAQAMPTAVALEMIHTMSLIHDDLPAMDDDDLRRGRPTNHKVYGEAVAILAGDALLTRAFEMVALRSPGVQPERLLKVVGELSLVAGAPGLVGGQVVDLESEGKQVDLETLEYIHLHKTGALLSACVITGAMIGGANDELIAALRVYARGIGLAFQIIDDILDITASSEVLGKTAGKDLIADKTTYPKLLGLEESRKRAKDLVHESKEVLKPWAAKAQPLLALADYITSRDR, encoded by the coding sequence ATGACCGTCGCGGCGACCTCTCCCGACAACACCCCTGGCGTGGCCGACAGTTTCGATTTCAAGGCTTATCTCGCCAAAGCCAAGGCGACGGTGGAGGAAGCCCTCGATCAGTCTTTGCTGCCGGAGCGGCCGGAGTCGCTGCGTGAAGCAATGCGCTACTCGCTGCTGGCGGGCGGAAAGCGTCTTCGCCCCATCCTCTGCCTGGCGGCCTGCGAGCTGGCGGGTGGGGACGCTGCTCAGGCCATGCCCACGGCAGTGGCGCTGGAAATGATCCACACCATGTCGTTGATCCATGACGACCTTCCGGCCATGGATGACGATGACCTCCGGCGTGGACGCCCCACGAACCACAAGGTCTATGGGGAAGCCGTTGCCATTCTGGCCGGTGATGCGTTGTTGACCCGTGCCTTCGAAATGGTGGCGCTGCGCAGTCCAGGGGTTCAACCCGAGCGACTGCTCAAGGTGGTGGGCGAGCTGTCGTTGGTGGCGGGGGCTCCTGGCCTGGTGGGTGGTCAGGTGGTGGATCTGGAGAGTGAAGGAAAACAGGTTGATCTCGAAACGCTCGAGTACATCCACCTCCACAAAACCGGTGCGCTGTTGAGCGCCTGTGTGATCACCGGCGCGATGATCGGCGGGGCCAATGATGAATTGATTGCTGCGCTACGGGTCTACGCCCGGGGGATCGGCCTGGCTTTCCAGATCATTGACGACATCCTGGACATCACAGCCAGCAGTGAGGTGCTCGGCAAAACGGCCGGTAAGGACCTCATTGCCGACAAGACCACCTATCCCAAACTCCTGGGGCTCGAGGAATCCCGCAAACGGGCCAAGGATCTGGTTCATGAGTCCAAGGAGGTGCTCAAGCCATGGGCCGCCAAAGCCCAACCGCTGCTGGCGTTGGCGGACTACATCACCAGCCGTGATCGATGA
- a CDS encoding divergent PAP2 family protein, whose protein sequence is MIDSAPSHAVLQEFLDNSSLAWGLVACGIAQLSKLLIELVVHRRWRPAVLIETGGMPSSHSALVTGTASCIGWTLGFDHPLFALAAMVSFVVMYDASGIRRAAGFTAERVNALPMELWPTAHDKPLKESLGHSRLQVLVGSLIGPGVALPGLVLLGSPWHLAAGLRAALG, encoded by the coding sequence ATGATTGACTCCGCTCCATCCCACGCCGTCCTGCAGGAGTTCCTGGACAACAGTTCGTTGGCCTGGGGGCTTGTGGCCTGTGGCATCGCTCAGTTGTCGAAGTTGCTGATCGAATTGGTCGTTCATCGCCGCTGGCGTCCGGCGGTGTTGATCGAAACCGGTGGCATGCCCTCCAGCCACTCAGCGCTGGTGACCGGTACGGCCTCCTGCATTGGCTGGACCCTCGGATTTGACCATCCGCTGTTTGCCCTTGCTGCGATGGTCAGCTTCGTGGTGATGTACGACGCCAGTGGCATTCGACGTGCGGCGGGTTTCACCGCCGAACGGGTCAATGCCCTGCCGATGGAACTCTGGCCCACAGCCCATGACAAACCGCTGAAGGAAAGCCTCGGCCACAGTCGCTTGCAGGTGTTGGTGGGAAGCTTGATCGGTCCTGGGGTGGCCTTGCCGGGTCTGGTGCTGCTGGGATCGCCCTGGCATCTGGCCGCCGGCCTGCGGGCAGCACTGGGGTGA
- a CDS encoding AAA family ATPase yields MSNEDHLTKDLTDDQREAADAFAAWLTSPSDGTPFVLSGFAGSGKTFLSMRLLRMVEMQGLCWTVVAPTHKAVGVLRQALDLEGLQPTWYPSTIHRLLRLKLKRSADAELCEPTEQTAMALENLGLVLIDEASMVDSTLLGIALQCAHPFKTRLVFVGDPAQLPPVGEDSSPVFAMQRACAASLEEVVRHQGPVLQLASRLRDGGLPCQNPPVLPPIRDERGQVCCLPQKDWLDHARQALRQASLQDNPDAARILCYTNRTLERLVPLARRAIHGDMADQMAVLPGEVLISRAAVMAPASRDGEETGEEPDMVLGSNREVIVRDVTLESCDLMDFGLSPSDGAVPVIETVSAQVSAGELELCLRLQPPVGSDARRALDGVMQRLRQQARDAGQKNGRAIWRRYFLLRDAFASLGPAAVLTVHRSQGSSFGEVFVAPDVFRADQSIRQQLCYVAVSRARTGVWLIGGSASPAIEHVWRHAFASPPSAP; encoded by the coding sequence GTGAGCAACGAGGATCACCTCACAAAAGATCTCACGGACGATCAGCGCGAGGCTGCCGATGCTTTCGCTGCGTGGCTGACCTCACCATCCGATGGAACACCCTTTGTTCTGAGCGGTTTCGCTGGTAGCGGCAAGACGTTTCTGTCGATGCGCCTGCTGCGGATGGTGGAGATGCAGGGGCTTTGCTGGACCGTGGTGGCGCCAACCCATAAAGCTGTGGGTGTTCTGCGTCAGGCCCTGGATCTGGAGGGTCTTCAGCCCACCTGGTACCCCTCCACGATTCACCGCTTGCTGCGGCTGAAGCTGAAACGCTCCGCGGATGCCGAACTCTGCGAACCGACGGAGCAGACGGCGATGGCTCTCGAAAACCTCGGCCTCGTGCTCATTGATGAGGCCTCCATGGTGGACAGCACGTTGCTGGGCATTGCTCTTCAGTGCGCCCATCCGTTCAAAACCCGGTTGGTGTTTGTTGGTGATCCAGCGCAGCTGCCTCCGGTCGGCGAGGACTCCAGCCCTGTGTTTGCCATGCAGCGGGCCTGTGCTGCGTCTCTGGAGGAGGTGGTGCGTCACCAGGGCCCTGTGTTGCAGCTCGCCAGCCGCTTACGCGATGGAGGACTTCCCTGTCAGAACCCGCCCGTGTTGCCGCCGATCCGCGATGAGCGGGGGCAAGTGTGCTGTCTGCCCCAAAAGGACTGGTTGGACCATGCGCGCCAGGCACTGCGACAGGCCTCCCTCCAGGACAACCCTGACGCAGCCAGGATTCTTTGTTACACCAACCGCACCCTTGAGCGCCTGGTCCCCCTGGCAAGGCGGGCTATCCATGGGGACATGGCTGATCAGATGGCGGTGCTGCCTGGGGAGGTGCTGATCAGTCGGGCGGCAGTGATGGCACCAGCCTCCAGGGATGGTGAGGAGACCGGCGAGGAGCCAGACATGGTGCTCGGCTCCAATCGTGAAGTGATTGTCAGGGATGTGACGCTTGAGTCCTGCGATTTAATGGATTTCGGCCTTTCCCCGTCGGATGGAGCCGTTCCTGTGATTGAAACAGTGTCGGCTCAGGTTTCCGCAGGGGAGTTGGAGCTCTGCTTGAGACTCCAGCCGCCCGTCGGCAGTGATGCCAGGCGCGCGCTTGATGGGGTGATGCAGCGCTTGCGTCAACAGGCCCGGGACGCGGGGCAGAAAAACGGTCGGGCCATCTGGCGGCGGTATTTCCTTCTTCGCGATGCCTTTGCCTCCCTCGGACCGGCAGCAGTGTTGACGGTGCATCGCAGTCAGGGCAGCAGTTTCGGGGAGGTCTTTGTGGCCCCGGATGTGTTCCGTGCCGACCAATCCATCCGGCAGCAACTTTGTTACGTCGCAGTGTCCCGGGCGCGAACCGGTGTCTGGTTGATCGGAGGAAGCGCCAGCCCTGCCATCGAGCATGTCTGGCGCCATGCATTCGCATCGCCACCTTCGGCCCCTTGA
- a CDS encoding histidine phosphatase family protein, whose amino-acid sequence MSRQLWLLRHGATEWALNGRHTGSTDLPLLPEGEAEARALSPVLSQQRFAAVFSSPLQRARRTCELAGLGDQMQICDDIIEWNYGDYEGITTATIRESIPDWTVWSHGCPNGEDPPEVEARCARAISTALAIPEDGDVALFAHGHILRALAGTWLGLGAAGGQLLRLGTASVSILGWERETRAIQRWNAPSAGNL is encoded by the coding sequence ATGTCACGCCAGCTCTGGTTGCTCCGCCACGGGGCGACGGAATGGGCTCTCAATGGGCGGCACACCGGCAGCACAGACCTGCCGCTGCTGCCCGAGGGTGAAGCCGAAGCCCGCGCCCTCTCCCCGGTTCTGAGCCAGCAGCGCTTCGCAGCGGTATTCAGCTCTCCCCTGCAACGGGCACGACGCACCTGCGAGTTGGCAGGGCTCGGCGATCAGATGCAGATCTGCGACGACATCATCGAGTGGAACTACGGCGACTACGAAGGCATCACCACCGCCACGATCCGTGAAAGCATCCCGGATTGGACGGTCTGGAGCCATGGCTGTCCGAACGGAGAGGACCCTCCAGAGGTTGAGGCCCGCTGCGCACGAGCGATCAGCACAGCTCTGGCTATCCCTGAAGACGGGGATGTTGCTCTGTTTGCCCATGGCCACATTCTCCGGGCACTGGCTGGAACATGGCTGGGACTGGGAGCCGCCGGCGGACAACTGCTCCGACTCGGCACAGCTTCAGTCAGCATCCTGGGCTGGGAGCGGGAAACCCGAGCCATTCAGCGCTGGAATGCCCCATCCGCTGGGAATCTCTAG
- a CDS encoding acylphosphatase: MARRTRNRADSIARRFVNRTQSGRPQPFLERWRLLIHGQVQGVGFRASCNRRALDLGLRGWVRNLRDGRVEVQAEGPPLAISELRAWCEQGPPGAEVLRVQLSQFPVTGDDWFEVRR; the protein is encoded by the coding sequence ATGGCGCGACGCACTCGCAACAGAGCCGATTCCATTGCCCGGCGGTTCGTCAACCGAACCCAGTCCGGCCGCCCGCAACCCTTCCTCGAACGCTGGCGACTGCTGATCCACGGACAGGTCCAGGGGGTCGGATTCCGAGCCAGCTGCAACCGGCGTGCACTGGACCTTGGGCTACGGGGCTGGGTCCGCAACCTGCGCGACGGCAGAGTTGAAGTGCAGGCCGAAGGGCCGCCTCTGGCGATTTCCGAGCTGCGGGCCTGGTGTGAACAGGGACCCCCTGGAGCAGAGGTGCTGAGGGTTCAGCTGAGCCAATTTCCTGTGACCGGTGATGATTGGTTTGAGGTGCGCCGCTGA